A single window of Halotalea alkalilenta DNA harbors:
- a CDS encoding DEAD/DEAH box helicase family protein has product MDTWLKELPSQVKTAEGLDLSDTAGAAREADAFKADLLKWRSELNSVDAGIKCLQESKTAWKARGAQTDKKAVVFEAWLAMNEAMADFMKARFKRDDNEWRLFQLAFVIANIPALASRIPEFAHLFDEKRDDAVTLLYFATGGGKSEAFFGLLLFNLMLDRLRGKHRGVTSLIRYPLRLLTIQQAQRCARVLAHGERVRRSRGYGGEPLSIGFWVGSGGSPNRHSTKGVKSIPLASAAPPTPANEEALRSNDSKYSAAMRAWRKLPKCPFCGSETALRLFSEHGDQTLGHVCTDIKCDSNSDTWRPLPFYIVDEDIYDLAPSVLLGTVDKLALIGHSGRTIRRIYGMFGAAPWYSPASGRLYIPENKELAAGPTAKGMAGVYPAYKGGQKLFHDPFPSLIIQDEAHLLDESLGTFAGLFESTLDAIFAHLARPLTGLVAVDTQGKRRRAKVIAASATVSDPERQLEHLYQRSIPATQFPEPGPSIYESFYAKPSEAAPEDTERRANPDVEIASRQARVYTAFMTNGKPHTSTSVSVLSGFHLTVTRLFDLLTAGGDSGLHEARDELIGHISAGPLQALHQQALSIASASELATLVDLHRIALTYVTNKKGGDQIMAAEAEETRKRHLNEGIPLEGIDTRLITGSVEQGEIQGVVDTAQRRVNPGETLPPIREQMRSVIATSAISHGVDVDEFNSMFFAGMPSDIAEYIQASSRVGRTHIGFVVLVPTPQRRRDRHIVHVYDIFHRFLERMVQPAAIDRWAEKAIERVFPSLFQAYLLGVIPSRELLRLPEDEKSKTPDFSFIPNVRAEFKARGDAFLDEIDKFVELAVGLRDGFSPEGEEHYRRRIDQRTRNLIVDTWSSPVWGSGTMDGFFKGQTDPMLKPMTSLRDVDQGGVIQASLRDATGHRQTLPEVQLVMDMVRNGVADSGGADNTQTGD; this is encoded by the coding sequence ATGGACACGTGGCTGAAGGAGCTCCCGTCACAGGTCAAGACAGCCGAGGGCCTGGACCTATCTGACACTGCCGGAGCAGCCCGCGAGGCCGATGCCTTCAAGGCCGACCTCTTGAAGTGGCGGTCGGAGCTGAACTCGGTCGACGCCGGTATTAAGTGCCTGCAGGAGTCCAAAACAGCATGGAAGGCCCGCGGAGCCCAGACGGACAAGAAGGCTGTTGTCTTTGAAGCCTGGCTAGCGATGAACGAAGCCATGGCCGACTTCATGAAGGCTCGGTTCAAACGTGATGACAACGAGTGGCGCCTGTTCCAACTGGCGTTCGTCATTGCGAATATTCCAGCCTTGGCCTCACGTATACCGGAGTTCGCTCACCTCTTCGACGAGAAACGCGACGACGCCGTCACACTGCTGTACTTCGCAACCGGTGGGGGCAAGTCCGAGGCCTTCTTCGGCTTGCTCCTGTTCAATCTCATGCTTGACCGGTTGCGTGGCAAGCATCGAGGCGTGACCTCGTTGATTCGATACCCACTTCGTCTGCTCACCATTCAGCAGGCTCAACGCTGCGCCCGCGTCCTCGCACACGGCGAGCGTGTGCGGCGAAGTCGCGGCTACGGCGGAGAGCCGCTCTCCATTGGCTTCTGGGTCGGCAGCGGAGGCTCGCCGAACCGGCACAGCACAAAGGGCGTCAAGAGCATTCCACTGGCAAGTGCTGCGCCGCCAACGCCTGCCAACGAGGAAGCACTCAGGTCGAACGACTCAAAGTACTCCGCAGCGATGCGGGCATGGAGGAAGTTGCCCAAGTGCCCCTTCTGCGGCAGCGAGACTGCGCTGCGGCTCTTCTCAGAGCACGGCGACCAGACGCTGGGCCACGTCTGCACGGACATCAAGTGCGACTCGAATAGCGACACATGGAGGCCTTTGCCTTTCTATATTGTTGACGAGGACATCTACGACCTAGCACCGTCAGTGCTTCTGGGCACCGTCGACAAGCTGGCACTCATCGGACACTCGGGCCGAACCATTCGCCGCATCTACGGCATGTTCGGGGCTGCCCCTTGGTACAGCCCAGCGTCGGGGCGCCTCTACATCCCAGAGAACAAGGAACTCGCAGCGGGCCCCACCGCGAAGGGCATGGCCGGCGTCTATCCCGCTTACAAGGGTGGTCAAAAGCTCTTTCACGACCCGTTTCCCAGCCTCATTATCCAGGACGAGGCCCACCTGCTCGATGAGTCGCTGGGGACGTTCGCAGGCCTGTTTGAGTCGACGCTGGACGCCATATTCGCTCACCTTGCCAGGCCATTGACGGGTCTTGTGGCAGTGGACACGCAAGGCAAGCGCCGACGGGCGAAGGTGATTGCGGCTTCCGCGACAGTCTCCGACCCGGAACGGCAGCTTGAACACCTGTACCAGCGGTCCATTCCGGCGACCCAGTTCCCTGAGCCTGGTCCATCCATCTACGAGTCGTTCTACGCGAAGCCTTCTGAAGCTGCGCCGGAGGATACGGAGCGGCGCGCAAATCCAGATGTTGAGATTGCAAGTCGTCAAGCGCGCGTCTACACGGCGTTCATGACCAACGGGAAGCCACACACGTCGACAAGCGTCTCGGTCTTGTCCGGCTTCCACCTCACTGTCACACGCCTGTTCGACCTCCTGACCGCAGGCGGGGACTCAGGGCTGCACGAGGCAAGGGACGAGCTGATTGGTCACATCTCGGCCGGCCCTCTCCAAGCCTTACACCAGCAGGCCCTCAGCATTGCCAGCGCTTCAGAATTGGCAACACTGGTTGACCTGCACCGCATTGCGTTGACCTACGTGACTAACAAGAAGGGTGGCGACCAAATCATGGCCGCAGAGGCCGAGGAGACGCGCAAGCGGCATCTGAATGAAGGCATTCCTTTGGAGGGCATCGACACGCGCCTTATTACGGGCTCGGTCGAACAAGGCGAGATTCAGGGCGTCGTCGATACCGCACAAAGGCGCGTGAACCCTGGCGAGACCCTTCCACCCATCCGAGAGCAGATGCGGTCTGTCATCGCGACATCTGCCATCTCTCACGGCGTCGACGTTGATGAGTTCAACTCGATGTTCTTTGCGGGTATGCCCTCGGACATTGCTGAATACATCCAAGCTTCTTCGCGGGTCGGGCGGACTCACATCGGCTTTGTAGTGCTTGTGCCAACGCCGCAGCGCCGGCGTGACCGACATATCGTCCACGTCTACGACATCTTCCACCGCTTCCTTGAGCGCATGGTCCAGCCGGCGGCCATCGACCGATGGGCCGAGAAGGCCATCGAGCGCGTGTTCCCCAGCCTATTCCAGGCCTACTTGTTGGGGGTTATTCCGAGCCGGGAGCTGTTGCGCTTGCCTGAGGACGAGAAGAGCAAGACGCCTGACTTCAGTTTCATCCCCAATGTCCGCGCCGAGTTCAAGGCTCGAGGCGACGCATTCCTGGATGAAATCGACAAGTTCGTCGAACTGGCGGTGGGGCTACGAGACGGCTTCTCGCCAGAGGGAGAAGAACACTATCGGCGCCGCATTGACCAGCGCACGCGTAACCTGATTGTTGATACTTGGAGCAGCCCGGTTTGGGGCAGCGGCACCATGGATGGCTTTTTCAAGGGGCAGACGGACCCGATGCTCAAACCCATGACATCGCTTCGGGATGTTGACCAAGGCGGTGTCATTCAAGCATCGCTACGGGATGCAACCGGGCATCGGCAGACTCTCCCCGAGGTTCAGTTGGTGATGGACATGGTGCGAAACGGCGTGGCTGACAGCGGTGGCGCAGACAACACTCAGACTGGAGATTGA